Proteins from a genomic interval of Streptomyces sp. NBC_01445:
- a CDS encoding ROK family transcriptional regulator: MPASPSTARAINDRLALRLLQSEGPLTAGQLKELTGLSRPSVADLVERLTAQGLIEVVGEAGAQRRGPNAKLHGIVSGLAHLAALDVRTEGVTLTVADLVGTVLAEASAPIDDEEGTGPAVERAVALVERTAKEAGAERLHTVGIGAPGLIDPVTGELRDSSGLPEWHRRLVAALHERLPARVLVENETNLAALAEQRDGAARDRDTFALLWLGHGIGAAVVLDGVLRRGASGGTGEIGFLPVPGTSGLPSATGCDGGFHSLAGSAAIAELARAHGLVGPTAAAPGEPAAAALVREAVRAEPGTPAARFLDALADRLVLGAASVVAVLDPGCLVLGGEVGRAGGDRLATLVASRLAAMSPLPTEVRAGALGGGAVLRGALLMARDGAQDDLFAPTDR; this comes from the coding sequence ATGCCCGCATCACCGAGTACCGCCAGGGCCATCAACGACCGGCTCGCCCTGCGCCTCCTGCAGAGCGAAGGGCCCCTGACGGCCGGGCAGTTGAAGGAGCTCACCGGCCTGTCCCGGCCCTCCGTCGCCGACCTCGTCGAGCGGCTCACGGCCCAGGGCCTGATCGAGGTCGTCGGGGAAGCCGGCGCCCAGCGCCGCGGCCCCAACGCCAAGCTCCACGGGATCGTTTCCGGGCTCGCCCATCTCGCCGCGCTCGACGTCCGGACCGAGGGCGTCACCCTCACCGTCGCCGACCTGGTGGGCACGGTCCTCGCCGAGGCGTCCGCGCCCATCGACGACGAGGAAGGCACCGGCCCCGCCGTCGAACGGGCCGTCGCACTGGTCGAGCGCACGGCGAAGGAGGCGGGCGCCGAACGCCTGCACACCGTGGGAATCGGCGCGCCCGGTCTCATCGACCCCGTCACCGGCGAACTGCGCGACTCGTCGGGCCTGCCCGAGTGGCACCGCCGCCTCGTCGCCGCCCTCCACGAACGCCTGCCCGCCCGCGTCCTGGTCGAGAACGAGACCAACCTCGCCGCCCTCGCCGAACAGCGCGACGGCGCGGCCCGCGACCGCGACACGTTCGCCCTGCTCTGGCTCGGCCACGGCATCGGCGCCGCGGTCGTCCTCGACGGCGTCCTGCGCCGGGGGGCCTCCGGCGGCACCGGCGAGATCGGCTTCCTGCCCGTGCCAGGGACGTCCGGACTCCCGTCCGCGACCGGGTGCGACGGAGGCTTCCACTCGCTGGCCGGATCCGCCGCCATCGCCGAACTCGCCCGTGCGCACGGCCTGGTGGGCCCGACGGCTGCCGCACCGGGGGAGCCGGCCGCCGCGGCGCTCGTGCGTGAAGCGGTGCGGGCGGAACCCGGGACGCCCGCCGCCCGCTTCCTCGACGCACTCGCCGACCGGCTCGTCCTCGGCGCCGCCTCGGTCGTCGCCGTCCTCGACCCCGGCTGCCTCGTCCTGGGCGGCGAGGTCGGCCGCGCCGGAGGCGACCGCCTCGCGACCCTGGTCGCCAGCCGCCTCGCCGCCATGTCCCCCCTGCCCACCGAGGTGCGGGCCGGCGCCCTCGGGGGCGGCGCGGTGCTGCGCGGAGCGCTGCTCATGGCGCGTGACGGGGCGCAGGACGACCTCTTCGCGCCGACGGACCGCTGA
- a CDS encoding SDR family oxidoreductase — protein MTTILVTGGTGTLGRLVAERLRAGGHEVRVLSRHARPYAVDLREGGPGLDEAVAGVDAIVHCASTPRGGDEKAAGHLIEAARRAGVSHLLYISIVGVDRVPLGYYKSKHAVEKLVEESGLGWTVLRTTQFHDLVFQGLQTLARLPVMLLPAGVADQPVDVAEVADRLVELATGAPAGRVADMGGPEVRTAPDLARAYLRASRRRRTVVEVRLAGKAYKGMRDGGHLTPERAVGKGTFEEFLARRFPAS, from the coding sequence ATGACCACGATCCTGGTGACCGGCGGCACGGGAACCCTCGGCAGGCTCGTCGCCGAGCGGCTGCGCGCGGGCGGGCACGAGGTGCGCGTGCTCAGCCGGCACGCGCGGCCGTACGCGGTGGACCTGCGCGAGGGCGGACCAGGCCTGGACGAGGCCGTCGCGGGTGTGGACGCGATCGTGCACTGCGCGAGCACGCCGCGCGGCGGTGACGAGAAGGCGGCCGGGCATCTGATCGAGGCCGCGCGGCGGGCCGGGGTGTCGCATCTGCTGTACATCTCGATCGTGGGCGTGGACCGGGTGCCGCTCGGCTACTACAAGTCCAAGCACGCGGTCGAGAAGCTGGTCGAGGAGTCGGGTCTCGGCTGGACGGTGCTGCGCACGACGCAGTTCCACGACCTGGTGTTCCAGGGGCTTCAGACACTGGCCAGGCTGCCGGTGATGCTCCTTCCCGCGGGGGTCGCCGACCAGCCGGTCGATGTCGCCGAAGTGGCCGACCGCCTGGTGGAGTTGGCGACGGGCGCACCTGCGGGGCGCGTGGCGGACATGGGTGGTCCCGAGGTGCGTACGGCCCCGGATCTGGCGCGCGCCTACCTGCGCGCGAGCCGTCGGCGCCGGACGGTCGTCGAGGTGCGCCTGGCCGGGAAGGCGTACAAGGGCATGCGGGACGGTGGGCATCTGACGCCCGAACGGGCAGTGGGCAAGGGCACGTTCGAGGAGTTCCTCGCGCGGCGGTTCCCCGCGAGCTGA
- a CDS encoding riboflavin synthase produces the protein MFTGIVEELGEITAVEELGDASRFRLRGPVVTEGARHGDSIAVNGVCLTVVEHEGDEFTADVMAETLDRSSLGALAVGSRVNLERPTAVGARLGGHIVQGHVDGTGSIVERKPSENWEIVKVSLPAHLARYVVEKGSITVDGVSLTVVDAGPDYFTISLIPTTLALTTLGLKQAGDPVNLEVDVIAKYVERLLGDRAQEATK, from the coding sequence GTGTTCACCGGAATCGTCGAAGAGCTGGGCGAGATCACTGCCGTCGAGGAACTCGGCGACGCCTCCCGCTTCAGGCTGCGCGGCCCCGTCGTCACCGAAGGGGCGCGGCACGGCGACTCCATCGCCGTCAACGGCGTCTGTCTGACGGTCGTGGAGCACGAGGGCGACGAGTTCACCGCCGACGTCATGGCGGAGACCCTCGACCGGTCCAGCCTCGGCGCCCTCGCTGTCGGCTCCCGGGTCAACCTGGAGCGCCCCACGGCTGTCGGCGCCCGCCTGGGCGGACACATCGTGCAGGGCCACGTCGACGGCACGGGCAGCATCGTCGAGCGCAAGCCGTCGGAGAACTGGGAGATCGTCAAGGTCTCGCTCCCTGCGCACCTCGCGCGCTACGTCGTCGAGAAGGGCTCCATCACCGTCGACGGAGTGAGCCTCACGGTCGTCGACGCGGGCCCCGACTACTTCACCATCAGCCTCATCCCCACCACCCTCGCCCTGACCACGCTCGGCCTGAAGCAGGCCGGCGACCCGGTCAACCTCGAGGTCGACGTCATCGCCAAGTACGTCGAGCGGCTGCTCGGCGACCGTGCCCAGGAGGCGACCAAGTGA
- a CDS encoding nicotinamide mononucleotide transporter family protein: MNWLNSEAFTLFGQHIMWSDMIGNTVGLVALALGWRRSIWTWPAQLVSGLILLTAFATAHLSGSAGKQLVVIVVAAWGWWQWNRGKGQAQDGSLAVRFATWRERGYLLGAAALGTLAVGGLFTAFPTLSWDPWPDAYIFVGTIVAMYAQARGMVEFWFAWLLVDLVGVPLNFANGFAFSGFVYVIYGALVLWGMRDWWLRSRSASQPALEGAPA; encoded by the coding sequence CTGAACTGGCTGAACTCCGAGGCGTTCACGCTCTTCGGCCAGCACATCATGTGGTCCGACATGATCGGCAACACCGTCGGTCTGGTCGCCCTGGCGCTCGGCTGGCGCCGCTCGATCTGGACCTGGCCCGCGCAGCTCGTCTCCGGCCTCATCCTCCTCACGGCCTTCGCCACCGCCCACCTCTCGGGCAGCGCGGGCAAGCAGCTCGTGGTCATCGTCGTCGCCGCGTGGGGCTGGTGGCAGTGGAACCGCGGCAAGGGGCAGGCCCAGGACGGCTCCCTCGCCGTCCGGTTCGCCACCTGGCGCGAGCGCGGCTACCTGCTGGGCGCCGCCGCACTCGGCACCCTGGCGGTCGGCGGCCTGTTCACCGCATTCCCCACGCTGTCGTGGGACCCCTGGCCGGACGCGTACATCTTCGTCGGCACGATCGTCGCCATGTACGCCCAGGCGCGCGGCATGGTCGAGTTCTGGTTCGCCTGGCTGCTCGTCGACCTGGTGGGCGTACCGCTGAACTTCGCCAACGGATTCGCCTTCTCCGGTTTCGTCTACGTGATCTACGGCGCGCTCGTCCTGTGGGGCATGCGCGACTGGTGGCTGCGGTCCCGCTCGGCCTCGCAGCCCGCCCTGGAAGGAGCACCGGCATGA
- a CDS encoding bifunctional 3,4-dihydroxy-2-butanone-4-phosphate synthase/GTP cyclohydrolase II yields MTTAPVWYSTSHDEDNSDLSLDPVEQAIRDIANGRPVVVVDDEDRENEGDLVIAAEKATPEIVAFMMSECRGLICAPMENDELERLQLPQMVENNTESMRTAFTVSVDAGPAHGVTTGISAADRATTLQLLAGGTAEAGDFVRPGHIFPLRAKAGGVLVRNGHTEAAVDLARLAGLRPAGAIVEIAGEDGTMLRLPELIPFARKHGLTIISIEDLIAYRRSSEPTVRREAEVNLPTAFGDFTAYGYRSTVDGVEHVALVHGEIGDGQDVLVRVHSECLTGDVFHSLRCDCGPQLEESMRRITEEGRGIVVYLRGHEGRGIGLLSKLRAYELQERGRDTLDANLELGLPADSRDYAAGAQILEDLGVRGLRLLTNNPDKTDALLRHGLKVVARESMPVQAGEHNLRYLRTKRDRMGHDLPWLDAPTSTTCANQ; encoded by the coding sequence ATGACCACGGCACCCGTCTGGTACAGCACCTCGCACGACGAGGACAACTCGGACCTGTCGCTCGACCCCGTCGAGCAGGCGATCCGCGACATCGCGAACGGCCGGCCCGTCGTGGTCGTCGACGACGAGGACCGCGAGAACGAGGGAGACCTCGTCATCGCGGCCGAGAAGGCCACCCCCGAGATCGTCGCGTTCATGATGAGCGAGTGCCGCGGCCTGATCTGCGCTCCCATGGAGAACGACGAGCTGGAGCGCCTCCAGCTGCCGCAGATGGTCGAGAACAACACCGAGTCGATGCGCACGGCCTTCACGGTCTCCGTCGACGCGGGCCCCGCGCACGGCGTGACCACCGGCATCTCCGCCGCCGACCGCGCCACCACGCTCCAGCTCCTGGCCGGCGGCACCGCCGAGGCCGGCGACTTCGTACGGCCGGGCCACATCTTCCCGCTGCGCGCCAAGGCCGGCGGCGTCCTGGTCAGGAACGGCCACACCGAGGCAGCGGTCGACCTCGCCCGGCTCGCGGGCCTGCGCCCCGCCGGAGCGATCGTCGAGATCGCGGGCGAGGACGGCACGATGCTCCGCCTGCCCGAGCTGATCCCGTTCGCCCGCAAGCACGGCCTGACGATCATCTCCATCGAGGACCTGATCGCCTACCGCCGCTCCTCCGAGCCGACGGTCCGGCGCGAGGCCGAGGTCAATCTGCCCACCGCCTTCGGTGACTTCACCGCGTACGGCTACCGCTCCACGGTCGACGGTGTCGAGCATGTGGCCCTCGTTCACGGCGAGATCGGAGACGGCCAGGACGTCCTGGTGCGGGTCCACTCCGAATGCCTCACCGGCGACGTCTTCCACTCGCTGCGCTGCGACTGCGGCCCCCAGCTGGAGGAGTCCATGCGGCGCATCACCGAGGAGGGGCGCGGCATCGTCGTCTACCTGCGCGGTCACGAGGGGCGCGGCATCGGCCTGCTCTCCAAGCTGCGCGCCTACGAGCTTCAGGAGCGCGGCCGCGACACGCTGGACGCCAATCTGGAGCTCGGCCTGCCGGCCGACTCGCGGGACTACGCGGCGGGCGCCCAGATCCTCGAGGACCTCGGCGTGCGCGGCCTGCGCCTGCTGACCAACAACCCCGACAAGACCGACGCGCTCCTGCGGCACGGCCTCAAGGTCGTCGCCCGCGAGTCCATGCCGGTCCAGGCGGGCGAGCACAACCTCCGTTACCTGCGCACCAAGCGGGACCGGATGGGCCACGACCTGCCCTGGCTGGACGCCCCCACGTCCACGACCTGCGCGAACCAGTAG
- the ribH gene encoding 6,7-dimethyl-8-ribityllumazine synthase produces MSGKGAPELSVRNCGDLRVAVIAAQWHEKVMDGLVDGALRALHELGIDEPTLLRVPGSFELPVVAKVLAGRGYDAIVALGVVIRGGTPHFEYVCQGVTMGLTQVSIDTGVPVGFGVLTCDTEEQALDRAGIEGSNEDKGHEAVTAAVATAATLRSVSEPWR; encoded by the coding sequence GTGAGTGGCAAGGGCGCACCCGAACTGTCCGTACGCAACTGCGGTGACCTGCGCGTCGCCGTCATCGCGGCGCAGTGGCACGAGAAGGTGATGGACGGCCTCGTGGACGGCGCCCTGCGCGCCCTGCACGAGCTGGGCATCGACGAGCCGACCCTCCTGCGGGTCCCGGGCAGCTTCGAGCTCCCCGTCGTCGCCAAGGTCCTTGCGGGCCGCGGCTACGACGCGATCGTCGCCCTCGGAGTCGTCATCCGCGGCGGCACACCGCACTTCGAGTACGTGTGCCAGGGCGTCACCATGGGGCTCACCCAGGTCAGCATCGACACCGGCGTTCCCGTCGGCTTCGGCGTGCTGACCTGTGACACAGAGGAGCAGGCCCTCGACCGCGCCGGGATCGAGGGCTCGAACGAGGACAAGGGCCACGAGGCCGTCACCGCGGCGGTCGCCACGGCGGCCACACTGCGCTCGGTCAGCGAACCCTGGCGCTGA
- a CDS encoding phosphoribosyl-ATP diphosphatase, protein MANKTFEELFAELQLKAKNGDPATSRTAELVDKGVHAIGKKVVEEAAEVWMAAEHEGKEAAAEEISQLLYHVQVMMVARGISLDDVYAHL, encoded by the coding sequence ATGGCGAACAAAACCTTCGAAGAGCTCTTCGCCGAGCTTCAGCTCAAGGCCAAGAACGGCGACCCCGCGACGTCCCGCACCGCCGAACTGGTGGACAAGGGCGTCCATGCCATCGGCAAGAAGGTCGTCGAGGAGGCCGCCGAAGTCTGGATGGCCGCCGAGCACGAGGGCAAGGAGGCCGCTGCCGAGGAAATCTCGCAGCTGCTGTACCACGTCCAGGTGATGATGGTGGCCCGGGGAATCTCCCTCGACGACGTCTACGCCCACCTCTAG